One Xenopus tropicalis strain Nigerian chromosome 8, UCB_Xtro_10.0, whole genome shotgun sequence genomic window carries:
- the ddx31 gene encoding probable ATP-dependent RNA helicase DDX31, translating into MGDDNLILNITQSPAPNSFQRGNSKFNKPHKHTGRWAKSKSVKRKSQDASDEPSPKRPVPPTSQKRLRNAPDEKPYKKQEVPAGKVLDGKKEENPKGRPAVKTSSLFKNNPEVPDIDRPAVKQLKEKVFSADSFSDLGLHPHLVSTINTVMNMTNTTSVQKQTIPALLAGRDVLVRSQTGSGKTMAYGVPLVQSLQGVTPKIQRSDGPYALVLVPTRELALQSFSTIQKLLKPFTWIVPGVLMGGEKRKSEKARLRKGINILISTPGRLLDHIRSTKSIHFTRARWLVVDEADRILDMGFEKDVTAILNALNSQCQHRQNVLLSATLSPGVARLADISLNDPVSVTIAEDTNREDKHGGKPKEDKKDGDSSCFAMPEKLHQHAVVAPSKLKLVTLAAFILGKWKCAKKPKMIVFFPSCELVEFYHSLLSKVLTMGDSAMGPDDFLRLHGNMEQEERTEVFQQFTHCQAGILLCTDVAARGLDLPQVTWIVQFSAPASAAEYIHRVGRTARLGAQGSSLLILIPSEAAYLQTLAEHKISVSEMKMEDILSNLLMEDFLKIRRAGGKKSEAADPQTVRERATVLQTKFEDYVHASADTALRAKKALQSYIRSYATYPKNLKHIFHIRSLHLGHVAKSFGLRDAPHSLSRQLAGSPSKQSKGKPKRADTHKKRSKQRFSDLLRSEYASGLAPKPKKATKPGTEGSQT; encoded by the exons GCAAAATCTAAATCTGTTAAGAGAAAATCTCAAGACGCCAGTGATGAGCCCTCCCCAAAGCGCCCGGTCCCACCGACTAGCCAGAAACGGCTACGAAATGCCCCTGATGAAAAGCCCTATAAGAAGCAAGAAGTCCCTGCCGGGAAGGTCCTTGATGGAAAGAAGGAGGAGAATCCAAAAGGACGACCTGCTGTGAAGACCTCTTCCCTCTTCAAGAACAACCCTGAGGTTCCGGATATTGACAG ACCTGCAGTAAAGCAGTTAAAAGAAAAGGTGTTTTCTGCCGACTCTTTCTCTGATCTGGGCCTTCATCCTCACCTG GTTTCAACAATTAACACAGTTATGAATATGACAAATACGACAAG TGTTCAGAAACAGACCATCCCCGCCCTCCTTGCAGGCCGAGATGTCCTGGTACGATCACAGACAGGTTCTG GAAAGACAATGGCCTATGGAGTTCCGCTTGTTCAGTCGCTCCAAGGGGTGACTCCCAAGATCCAG cGCAGTGATGGTCCATATGCCCTCGTTTTAGTGCCCACTAGAGAG CTTGCTCTGCAGAGTTTCTCCACTATCCAGAAGCTACTCAAG CCTTTCACCTGGATTGTTCCGGGAGTTCTGATGGGAGGAGAGAAAAGGAAGTCGGAAAAGGCCAG GCTCCGTAAGGGAATAAACATTCTCATTTCCACACCGGGCAGGCTGCTCGACCACATCCGGTCCACCAAAAGTATTCACTTTACCCGGGCTCGCTGGCTGGTTGTGGATGAAGCCGATAG GATTCTGGATATGGGCTTTGAAAAAGATGTCACGGCCATATTGAATGCATTGAACAGCCAGTGCCAGCACAGACAGAACGTCCTGCTCTCAGCCACCCTCAGCCCAG GAGTCGCCCGACTGGCGGATATCAGCTTGAATGATCCCGTCAGTGTGACCATTGCTGAGGATACTAACAGGGAAGACAAGCATGGTGGGAAACCTAAGGAGGACAAGAAAGATGGAGACTCTTCCTGCTTTGCTATGCCAGAGAAGCTCCACCAGCACGCAGTGGTGGCTCCCAGCAAGCTTAAGCTGGTTACACTGGCTGCCTTTATACTGGGGAAATGGAAG TGTGCCAAGAAACCGAAGATGATTGTGTTCTTTCCAAGCTGTGAATTGGTGGAATTCTACCACAGTCTGCTCAGCAAAGTCCTCACTATGGGAGACTCAGCAATGGGCCCCGACGACTTCCTGCGCCTTCATGGCAACATGGAGCAAGAG GAAAGGACAGAGGTTTTCCAACAATTCACCCACTGCCAGGCTGGCATACTCCTGTGTACG GATGTAGCAGCCAGAGGTTTGGACCTTCCTCAGGTCACATGGATAGTGCAG TTCAGCGCTCCGGCCTCAGCAGCAGAATACATTCACCGCGTGGGACGCACGGCAAGGTTGGGCGCTCAGGGGAGCAGCCTGCTGATTCTCATACCATCTGAGGCCGCATACCTACAAACCCTGGCAGAGCATAAGATCAG TGTCTCAGAAATGAAGATGGAGGATATTTTATCTAACCTTCTAATGGAAGATTTCCTGAAAATCAGGCGTGCTGGAGGCAAG AAATCGGAAGCTGCCGACCCCCAGACGGTGAGGGAACGAGCTACTGTCTTGCAGACTAAGTTCGAGGATTATGTTCATGCCAGCGCAGATACGGCCCTGCGGGCAAAGAAAG CGCTGCAGTCTTACATCCGCTCCTATGCCACCTACCCCAAGAACCTCAAACACATCTTCCACATCCGTTCCTTGCACCTGGGCCACGTGGCAAAGAGTTTCGGCTTGCGAGACGCCCCGCACAGCCTCAGCCGACAGTTAGCAGGGAGCCCCAGTAAGCAAAGCAAAGGCAAACCGAAGAG GGCTGATACGCACAAGAAGAGATCCAAGCAGCGCTTTTCCGACTTGCTGCGCTCCGAGTACGCCAGTGGCTTGGCTCCTAAGCCCAAGAAAGCCACCAAGCCGGGGACTGAGGGGTCCCAGACGTGA